From a region of the Myxococcales bacterium genome:
- a CDS encoding cytochrome c554 family protein — protein sequence MHRFSLLVWLLLAPVFVLSLAVAEEIEGTPLKAGVFRPEQFNAPSACGECHVTLHDEWRGSVHALALQDPVFQAITKMFWDDAKNDGERHECEACIKCHAPAAFGAGQITNPGQPFATVTPGPTNGIFCDFCHSVSGSLERKNTSFAMMPGRDLGEPGTKRGPRSEGENDFHQIAYSGLHTRSEFCGTCHEVKHVVNETPLESTYSEWLHGPYYTGDPATTVHCQDCHLRQAPGLPATGTTARPDRPGSAAEGSPRRPHVWRHNVVGANIFLPKIFGDAGARETMARERLQNCASLEVKGEGSWKSGGLAVLRVKVKNDGAGHYLPTGVTELREMWLEVKVLDGRGRLLYSSGVADAAGALPADTVLYNMHLADPEGNPTLNIARADRVLFDYRIPPKGYRLETYRFLLPPQLRGELTVETRLLYRGLPKAVLDLLGPAAPVVPTVEMARQVVKVSIR from the coding sequence ATGCACCGCTTCTCTCTTCTTGTCTGGTTGTTGTTGGCACCGGTGTTCGTGTTGTCCTTGGCTGTGGCCGAGGAAATCGAGGGGACGCCGCTCAAGGCCGGGGTATTTCGCCCGGAGCAGTTCAACGCGCCGTCGGCTTGCGGCGAGTGCCACGTCACCCTGCATGACGAATGGCGCGGCTCCGTGCATGCGCTTGCGCTCCAAGACCCGGTGTTTCAGGCCATTACCAAAATGTTCTGGGACGACGCGAAAAACGACGGCGAGCGGCACGAGTGCGAGGCCTGCATCAAGTGCCATGCCCCGGCCGCTTTCGGCGCCGGCCAGATAACCAATCCGGGCCAGCCATTCGCGACGGTGACGCCGGGCCCGACCAACGGCATCTTCTGCGACTTTTGCCATTCCGTATCCGGCTCGCTGGAACGAAAGAATACGAGCTTTGCGATGATGCCCGGCCGCGATCTCGGCGAACCCGGCACGAAGCGCGGACCGCGCTCCGAAGGTGAAAACGACTTTCACCAGATCGCTTATTCCGGCCTGCACACGAGGTCCGAATTTTGCGGCACTTGCCACGAGGTAAAACACGTCGTCAACGAGACGCCGCTCGAAAGCACCTATTCGGAATGGCTCCACGGGCCTTATTACACCGGCGACCCGGCGACGACCGTGCATTGCCAGGATTGTCATCTGCGGCAGGCGCCAGGACTTCCGGCGACGGGAACCACGGCGCGCCCCGATCGTCCGGGCAGCGCCGCCGAGGGATCGCCCCGGCGGCCGCATGTTTGGCGGCATAACGTGGTCGGCGCCAATATTTTCCTGCCCAAAATATTCGGCGATGCGGGCGCACGTGAGACGATGGCCCGCGAGCGGCTGCAAAATTGCGCTTCGCTCGAAGTCAAAGGTGAGGGAAGTTGGAAATCCGGCGGCCTGGCCGTCCTGCGGGTCAAGGTGAAAAACGACGGCGCGGGACATTACCTGCCTACCGGCGTCACGGAATTGCGCGAGATGTGGCTGGAAGTCAAAGTGCTCGATGGGCGCGGCAGATTGTTGTATTCGTCCGGCGTGGCCGATGCCGCCGGCGCGTTGCCGGCCGATACGGTGCTCTACAACATGCATTTGGCCGATCCGGAAGGAAACCCGACCTTGAATATCGCGCGGGCCGATCGCGTTCTCTTCGATTACCGCATTCCGCCCAAGGGATACCGTCTGGAAACCTATCGTTTCCTGCTGCCGCCGCAACTGCGGGGCGAACTGACCGTTGAAACGCGCTTGCTTTATCGCGGCCTGCCCAAGGCTGTCCTGGATTTGCTGGGGCCGGCGGCGCCGGTTGTTCCGACCGTCGAGATGGCGCGACAGGTGGTGAAAGTAAGCATTCGATAG